Proteins from one Candidatus Omnitrophota bacterium genomic window:
- a CDS encoding glycosyltransferase family 39 protein, translated as MKKDVVLILLCFFAVVILFTNLGGTYLWQDEATTAVLGRNTLNFGIPKAFDGKNLILNIYEDPCVDKGWKYAPWLQFYLVAGSFWLLGETTFAARLPFAIFGVGALLLCFLLAERLFKNRLVSRIACAFMAFSSIFFLYMRQARWYPLTTFFTLWLLVSYLDLVKSKKKAILGFVLSAVLLFHSNYGIFFSVFLGLASHFFIFNRSNIKAIGIKKIVFCLFMITILTLPSLLYLGSVEYSGKITFERTEDHLEFYFRSLNKYIFPVGFLFFSLTFFSFFRKKVFPILGKPLDKQNLWLLICVFISTICFLLLADERQLRYLVHLLPIFSIILGVLIVGWLKINKIAAVLLFVIICFTNIFNRGSFSHNKLSIHPVNIVYELTHDYDGPVEGIVKFLNRQAKPTDTVKLIYGDYATIFYTDLRVDNSCFKCKTFPEWIVIRDGWFPLKNLDKDYLREINERYQKIILDYPDIMWENRPDPGYHKFKTVSDWPPVVIYKKK; from the coding sequence ATGAAAAAAGACGTTGTTTTAATTTTACTTTGTTTTTTTGCAGTGGTAATCCTATTTACTAATTTAGGAGGCACCTATCTTTGGCAAGATGAAGCCACAACCGCAGTTTTAGGTAGGAACACGTTAAACTTTGGAATCCCTAAGGCTTTTGATGGAAAAAATCTTATTCTCAACATCTATGAAGATCCTTGTGTCGATAAGGGTTGGAAGTATGCTCCCTGGCTTCAATTTTATCTTGTGGCTGGATCATTTTGGTTATTAGGAGAAACCACCTTTGCTGCTCGCTTGCCTTTTGCTATATTTGGCGTTGGTGCTTTACTGTTGTGCTTTTTATTGGCCGAGCGGCTGTTTAAAAATAGATTAGTTTCAAGAATTGCTTGCGCCTTCATGGCTTTTTCCAGTATTTTTTTCCTCTATATGCGTCAAGCCAGGTGGTATCCACTTACCACTTTTTTCACCCTTTGGCTGCTAGTTTCGTACTTAGATTTAGTCAAAAGTAAGAAGAAAGCTATTTTAGGTTTTGTGCTTAGCGCTGTATTACTTTTTCACTCTAATTACGGAATTTTCTTTTCCGTATTCTTAGGTCTAGCTTCTCATTTCTTTATTTTTAACAGAAGTAACATTAAGGCGATTGGGATAAAAAAGATAGTATTTTGTCTTTTTATGATTACCATATTAACTTTACCTTCTTTATTGTATCTTGGTAGTGTGGAGTATAGCGGAAAGATAACCTTCGAGCGGACAGAGGACCATTTAGAATTCTATTTTCGTTCACTTAATAAGTATATTTTTCCTGTAGGATTTTTATTCTTCAGTTTAACTTTTTTTAGCTTCTTTAGGAAAAAAGTTTTTCCAATATTGGGCAAACCGTTAGATAAGCAAAACCTTTGGCTTTTGATTTGTGTATTTATTTCTACTATTTGTTTTCTTCTTTTGGCCGATGAGAGGCAATTAAGATATCTCGTGCATTTATTGCCAATTTTTTCTATTATCCTAGGAGTTTTAATTGTCGGATGGTTAAAGATAAATAAAATAGCTGCGGTTTTACTTTTTGTTATTATTTGTTTTACAAATATATTTAATCGGGGAAGTTTCTCTCATAATAAACTATCGATTCATCCGGTTAATATAGTTTATGAATTAACCCATGATTATGACGGTCCGGTAGAAGGAATAGTAAAGTTTTTAAATCGCCAGGCAAAGCCAACAGATACGGTTAAGCTAATTTATGGTGATTATGCTACGATTTTTTATACTGATCTTCGTGTCGACAATAGTTGCTTTAAGTGTAAAACCTTTCCAGAATGGATTGTTATCAGAGATGGTTGGTTTCCTTTGAAGAATTTAGACAAAGATTATCTTAGAGAGATAAATGAGAGATATCAAAAAATAATACTGGATTATCCTGACATAATGTGGGAGAATCGGCCCGACCCTGGTTATCATAAATTCAAAACAGTATCAGATTGGCCGCCGGTTGTAATATATAAGAAAAAATGA
- a CDS encoding DegT/DnrJ/EryC1/StrS family aminotransferase, with protein MIPVNEPLLPGNELKYVSECLKTNWISSSGSFLERFESEWAKYCGQKYGIAVCNGTVALELAVDACNFPKGSEIILPSFTIISCVQAVTKAGCKPVLVDCDSETYCMQVSRIEAKITDRTVAIMPVHMYGHPVEMKPIMDIAQKHGLVVIEDVAQTQGGEYRGKKCGSFGKLSCFSFYANKNITTGEGGMVLTSDTVIAQRLRKLKNLCFLKSPRFLHYRLGYNYRMTNIQAALGLAQLENIDRFIERKIDMAKKYSQALVNLPLQLPMEHKWAKNVIWMYNVLLKEDKQSQEFFEKDWKNISPEEYFRWPAYKLMKVLEQAGVQTRPFFIGMHEQPVFHEQGLFKGERYPVTEKIARSGFYLPSGQAITDFQIDEVSRALKEIFNE; from the coding sequence ATTATCCCCGTAAATGAACCATTGCTGCCGGGCAATGAATTAAAGTACGTTTCCGAGTGTCTTAAGACTAATTGGATTTCTTCTTCTGGCAGTTTTCTTGAGCGTTTCGAATCCGAATGGGCAAAGTATTGCGGTCAAAAATATGGTATTGCTGTTTGTAACGGAACGGTTGCTTTAGAGTTAGCTGTAGATGCTTGCAATTTTCCTAAGGGAAGTGAAATAATTCTACCTAGTTTTACTATTATTTCTTGCGTCCAGGCGGTTACTAAAGCTGGTTGTAAGCCAGTGCTTGTTGATTGTGATTCGGAAACTTACTGTATGCAAGTAAGCCGGATAGAAGCAAAAATTACTGACCGGACCGTGGCAATTATGCCGGTACATATGTACGGACATCCAGTTGAAATGAAGCCAATAATGGACATTGCTCAGAAACACGGTCTTGTTGTTATTGAAGATGTGGCTCAGACCCAGGGAGGTGAATATCGAGGAAAAAAATGCGGTAGTTTTGGTAAGCTTTCCTGTTTTTCATTCTATGCAAATAAAAATATAACTACTGGCGAAGGAGGTATGGTTTTAACCTCTGATACTGTAATTGCTCAACGTTTGCGTAAGCTCAAAAATCTTTGTTTTTTAAAATCACCAAGATTTTTGCATTACCGGCTAGGCTATAACTATCGAATGACTAATATCCAAGCTGCTTTAGGCTTAGCCCAATTAGAGAATATCGATAGGTTCATTGAACGTAAAATTGACATGGCCAAAAAGTATTCGCAGGCCTTAGTAAATTTACCGCTTCAATTACCTATGGAGCATAAATGGGCCAAGAATGTTATTTGGATGTATAATGTGCTCCTTAAGGAAGATAAACAAAGCCAGGAGTTTTTTGAAAAAGACTGGAAAAATATAAGTCCAGAAGAGTATTTTAGATGGCCGGCATACAAGCTAATGAAAGTTTTAGAGCAGGCTGGAGTACAAACTCGTCCCTTTTTTATTGGAATGCATGAGCAGCCTGTGTTTCATGAGCAGGGGCTGTTTAAGGGTGAGAGATACCCGGTTACTGAAAAAATTGCTCGTTCTGGTTTTTATCTTCCTAGTGGCCAAGCGATAACTGATTTTCAGATAGATGAAGTTTCGCGAGCTTTAAAGGAGATATTTAATGAATAA
- a CDS encoding glycosyltransferase family 2 protein — protein MSCDIIIPVWNLIDFTRDCIESVLSQTEYPFHLIVIDNGSDSETKEYLFKLAQQRKNEITLIRNENNLGFIKATNQGIRASKAPYLCLLNNDTIVTKGWLREMVKLATSREDIGIVNPSSNTLGCNPKRGDSLESFAEERKSYSGEYSELAWATGFCMLIKRKIIEEVGLLDEVYGMGNFEDADFCKRAQKQGYLSVCAKAAYVHHQERRSFIRFKKFNQNFEDNKQTFYAKWGSLKRILYVLNKEDHLYIERIGAEALKLAREGNIVWIFSKGRDKLEIRKHSNIYVYNRPKPFFNLTNFLIILKRKKKFDKIYVNSKSYAKRLNSFKYIHKAEVICAE, from the coding sequence ATGAGCTGCGACATTATTATTCCGGTTTGGAATCTGATTGATTTTACAAGAGATTGTATAGAGAGCGTATTGAGCCAGACAGAATACCCTTTTCATTTGATTGTTATTGATAACGGCAGCGATAGTGAAACTAAAGAATATTTATTCAAGTTGGCTCAACAAAGAAAGAACGAAATTACCCTGATTAGAAATGAAAATAATCTAGGATTTATTAAAGCAACTAATCAGGGAATAAGAGCCTCTAAGGCCCCTTATTTATGTCTTTTAAATAACGATACAATAGTCACTAAGGGTTGGCTTAGAGAAATGGTTAAATTGGCAACTAGCAGAGAAGATATAGGCATAGTCAATCCTAGTAGTAATACTTTAGGTTGTAATCCAAAGCGCGGAGATTCTTTGGAGTCGTTTGCCGAGGAGCGGAAATCTTACTCGGGAGAATATTCTGAACTAGCCTGGGCAACTGGATTTTGTATGTTGATTAAACGTAAAATTATTGAAGAGGTAGGGTTGCTTGATGAAGTATATGGAATGGGTAATTTCGAAGACGCTGATTTTTGCAAAAGAGCTCAAAAACAAGGTTATCTATCTGTTTGCGCCAAGGCTGCCTATGTTCATCATCAAGAAAGACGTTCATTTATAAGATTTAAGAAATTCAACCAGAACTTTGAGGACAATAAACAGACCTTCTATGCTAAATGGGGAAGCTTAAAGCGCATACTTTATGTTTTGAATAAAGAAGACCATCTTTATATAGAAAGAATAGGAGCCGAAGCTTTAAAATTGGCCCGTGAGGGAAATATTGTTTGGATTTTTTCAAAAGGCAGAGATAAGTTAGAGATTAGAAAGCACTCTAATATTTATGTCTATAATCGCCCAAAGCCTTTTTTTAATTTAACTAATTTTTTGATTATTTTGAAACGTAAGAAGAAATTTGATAAGATATACGTAAATAGCAAGAGTTATGCTAAAAGGTTAAACAGTTTTAAATATATTCATAAAGCAGAGGTGATCTGCGCAGAATAA
- a CDS encoding N-acetyltransferase produces the protein MKTKNFLIGKNSKIDKSVILGEKTGRKIKISKTIIGKDARVRSNTVIYSNTKIGDGLETGHNVVIREQNKIGNNLSIWNNSTIDYGCEIGNNVKIHANTYVAQFTVIEDDVFLAPGVMIANDPHPICTKCMKGPLIKKGARIGVNVTLLPNIVIGENSLVGAGSVVTKDVAANVVVFGSPAKVGGRIKDLKCKARIKDRAYE, from the coding sequence ATGAAAACGAAGAATTTCTTAATTGGAAAAAATTCTAAAATTGATAAATCGGTAATCTTAGGTGAGAAAACAGGCAGGAAAATTAAGATTTCAAAGACGATTATCGGAAAAGATGCAAGGGTAAGGTCAAATACGGTTATTTATTCAAATACTAAGATTGGCGATGGATTGGAGACAGGGCACAATGTTGTGATTCGCGAACAAAACAAAATCGGCAATAATTTAAGTATTTGGAATAACTCTACCATTGATTATGGATGTGAAATTGGCAATAATGTTAAGATCCACGCCAATACTTATGTAGCTCAGTTTACTGTCATTGAAGATGATGTTTTTCTAGCTCCCGGGGTAATGATTGCAAATGATCCTCATCCTATCTGTACAAAATGCATGAAAGGCCCATTAATAAAAAAAGGGGCACGGATCGGGGTGAATGTTACGCTTTTACCTAATATTGTAATTGGGGAAAATTCTTTAGTTGGAGCCGGCAGCGTTGTCACTAAGGATGTTGCGGCTAACGTGGTAGTTTTTGGCTCACCGGCAAAAGTAGGCGGAAGAATTAAAGATTTAAAGTGCAAAGCAAGAATAAAGGATAGAGCCTATGAGTAA
- a CDS encoding Gfo/Idh/MocA family oxidoreductase, whose protein sequence is MKRIGIIGCGHWGPNYLRNFSQLEDSSVLVCCDLSKDNLDKVKKHYRSIEVVEDYKDVLRDKRIDAVVIATPARTHYKIAKDALSAGKHILLEKPMALNYADCKKLVNLAKEKKRILMVGHTFLFNPAVRKLKDYIKKGAVGKIYYLHATRTHLGLVRNDVNVSWDLVPHDISIFSYLLGEMPISVSALGGSFLRSPKQDVVFINLIYPKGIIANIHASWADSNKVREIQVIGSRARVVFDDLNSMEKIKLYKKGISVDKSYANFGEFQLLLRDGDILSPKIGPEEPLRLQCQHFLNCLKNGKKPFVDGEDGASVVKIMNAINKSLVLGARVVKV, encoded by the coding sequence ATGAAGAGAATTGGAATTATCGGTTGTGGACATTGGGGCCCGAATTATCTGCGTAATTTTAGTCAGTTAGAAGATTCATCAGTATTAGTTTGTTGTGACTTATCAAAAGATAATTTAGATAAGGTTAAGAAACACTACAGATCGATAGAGGTTGTTGAAGATTACAAGGATGTGCTTAGGGACAAGCGTATTGATGCGGTTGTCATTGCTACTCCTGCTCGAACTCATTATAAAATCGCTAAAGATGCACTTTCAGCCGGTAAGCATATTTTATTAGAAAAGCCAATGGCTTTAAACTATGCAGATTGTAAAAAGTTGGTCAATTTGGCAAAAGAAAAGAAAAGAATCCTTATGGTTGGTCACACTTTTTTGTTTAATCCGGCTGTAAGAAAGTTGAAGGATTATATAAAAAAAGGTGCTGTGGGAAAGATTTATTATTTGCATGCAACCAGGACACATTTAGGTTTAGTCCGTAACGATGTAAATGTGAGTTGGGATTTAGTACCACATGATATATCTATATTTTCTTATTTATTAGGAGAAATGCCGATTAGTGTTTCAGCTTTGGGCGGATCCTTTTTGAGAAGTCCGAAACAAGATGTAGTGTTTATTAATTTAATTTACCCGAAGGGTATAATTGCTAATATTCATGCTAGCTGGGCCGATTCCAATAAGGTTAGAGAAATTCAGGTAATCGGCAGTCGGGCCAGAGTGGTTTTTGATGATTTAAATAGTATGGAAAAGATAAAACTGTACAAGAAAGGAATATCTGTAGATAAGTCATATGCCAATTTTGGTGAATTCCAATTACTTTTAAGAGACGGCGATATTCTTAGTCCCAAAATTGGTCCCGAGGAACCGCTACGACTTCAATGCCAACATTTTTTAAACTGTCTTAAAAACGGAAAGAAGCCATTTGTTGATGGAGAAGACGGTGCGAGTGTTGTTAAGATAATGAATGCAATAAATAAATCTTTAGTATTGGGAGCTAGGGTGGTTAAAGTATGA
- a CDS encoding glycosyltransferase, whose translation MNKHLSLSVILPTYDEAENIRPLIESIAEATEHLQEIIVVDDDSPDGTADVVEDMIESGKYPFLKLERRLKNPSLRNSIWRGIELASGDTVGWMDCDFSMPPRYFPVLLSLVNADYDIALGSRFVLGGTWREETLEDSDTILAASGSRLMNFFIQIFLDHRVRDYTSGFVVARRDIFKRIKLRGDYGEYFIDFIYRALKLRYRVVEIPYVWASRRRGYSKTGNNLKDYFKRGRKYIATVLRLLLTRNYEY comes from the coding sequence ATGAATAAACATTTATCACTTTCAGTAATTTTGCCTACTTACGATGAGGCTGAAAATATAAGACCTTTGATAGAAAGCATAGCTGAGGCCACTGAGCATCTTCAGGAAATAATAGTTGTTGATGATGATTCTCCTGATGGGACGGCTGATGTTGTTGAAGATATGATCGAAAGCGGAAAATACCCTTTTCTAAAACTGGAAAGAAGGCTTAAAAACCCTAGCTTAAGAAATAGTATTTGGAGAGGCATAGAGCTAGCTAGCGGAGATACTGTTGGCTGGATGGATTGCGATTTTTCCATGCCACCTAGATACTTTCCGGTACTTCTATCTTTAGTAAATGCAGATTATGATATAGCTTTAGGTTCTCGTTTTGTTTTAGGGGGTACTTGGAGAGAAGAAACTTTGGAGGATTCAGATACGATTTTAGCGGCTTCAGGTAGCAGGCTGATGAATTTTTTTATTCAGATTTTTCTTGACCACAGAGTTAGGGATTATACCAGTGGTTTTGTAGTTGCCCGGCGCGATATTTTTAAACGGATTAAATTAAGGGGTGATTATGGTGAGTATTTCATTGATTTTATATATCGGGCCTTAAAGTTAAGGTATCGGGTGGTTGAAATTCCCTATGTTTGGGCTTCCAGAAGAAGGGGATATTCTAAAACAGGTAATAACCTTAAGGATTATTTTAAGCGAGGAAGAAAGTATATAGCTACAGTCTTGCGTTTGTTGCTTACGCGAAATTATGAATATTAA
- a CDS encoding CDP-glycerol glycerophosphotransferase family protein, producing the protein MKLFFKSWQKKSKKKRILFAGVCHANFIQFRPIYEILKQDPRVEILFSGMYQSKDRPRELYKPFNIDKKFIIREKFAKTLSFDIYISPDYHMIDNNYSSTIQFFHTTSFRNFSVSEEAKSFDQIFLIGPYMKRKFIEAGIFEVDDPRLKEVGMPQTDALLDNIDTGLSERLGLDKSLPTILYAPVWAPIESFLEDVQTTLKTLTSIKANLLLKLHDKFYYQQVNKIRWREFLNLVLSENKNVHLIDDFDIIPYMKISDLLVSDVSAVVHQFSILDKPIVCMKVDVDEFKKFWPGLDHKAYLDRAVIEASQGEALKEAVLGELANPGNLSQKRIAMSKEYFYNIGFSAKCAVSQIYQSFNLKNTDE; encoded by the coding sequence ATGAAGCTATTTTTTAAATCTTGGCAGAAAAAAAGTAAAAAGAAGAGAATTCTTTTTGCTGGAGTCTGCCATGCTAATTTCATACAGTTTAGGCCAATTTATGAGATCCTTAAGCAGGATCCAAGAGTTGAAATTTTATTCTCTGGTATGTATCAAAGTAAAGACCGGCCGCGTGAACTCTATAAACCTTTTAATATAGATAAGAAATTCATCATAAGAGAAAAGTTCGCAAAAACTTTGAGTTTTGACATCTATATTAGCCCAGATTATCACATGATTGACAATAACTATTCTTCAACTATTCAGTTTTTTCACACCACTTCTTTTAGAAATTTCTCAGTTAGTGAAGAGGCAAAAAGCTTTGATCAGATTTTTTTAATTGGGCCGTACATGAAGCGTAAGTTTATCGAGGCAGGTATTTTTGAAGTTGATGATCCGAGATTAAAAGAAGTAGGCATGCCGCAAACAGATGCTCTTTTAGATAATATCGACACTGGTTTGTCTGAGAGACTTGGCTTAGATAAGAGTCTTCCGACTATACTTTACGCTCCAGTCTGGGCGCCGATAGAGAGCTTTCTTGAAGATGTTCAAACAACACTTAAAACTTTAACCTCAATTAAGGCTAATCTTCTTCTTAAGTTGCACGATAAATTTTATTATCAACAGGTAAATAAAATTAGATGGCGGGAGTTTTTGAATTTGGTGCTAAGCGAGAATAAGAATGTACATTTAATAGATGATTTTGATATTATACCTTACATGAAAATTAGTGATTTGCTTGTCAGCGACGTTAGTGCTGTTGTACATCAGTTTTCTATATTAGATAAGCCAATAGTATGCATGAAGGTAGATGTTGATGAGTTTAAAAAGTTCTGGCCAGGGCTTGATCATAAAGCCTATTTAGATCGCGCGGTAATAGAAGCTTCTCAAGGAGAGGCTTTAAAAGAGGCAGTTTTGGGAGAACTTGCTAATCCTGGCAATTTGAGTCAAAAACGGATAGCCATGAGTAAAGAGTATTTTTATAATATTGGGTTTTCTGCAAAATGCGCAGTTTCGCAAATTTATCAGTCTTTTAATCTAAAGAATACAGATGAATAA
- a CDS encoding DegT/DnrJ/EryC1/StrS family aminotransferase: protein MNVPFVDLQIQYRKLSKEINQRLIETVESGSFILGESVQKFEQEFANYCGAKHAVGIASGTAALFLSLKSLGVGRGDEVITPANTFIATALAIYYTGAKIILVDIDEETYNLDIKKTEAVINSKTKAILPVHLYGQPIDLEPLLALAKKHNLIVVEDACQAHGAEYKGKKVGGFGNAAAFSFYPGKNLGAFGDAGIVVTNDEKVKDELIMLRNYGQKQKYHHLVKGYNSRLDTIQAEILRVKLGYLDQCNEERRKSAQVYKTLLQSISDRILIPKEMSSVKHVWHLYVIRAEKRDDLQEYLKKAGISTGIHYPIPIHLQPAFSDLDYKKGDLPVTEKTADQILSLPMYPGLKEEQIEYVVKKISDFLQ from the coding sequence ATGAACGTTCCTTTTGTGGATTTACAGATTCAATATCGTAAGTTGAGCAAGGAAATCAATCAACGGTTAATTGAAACAGTTGAAAGCGGTTCTTTTATTTTAGGTGAAAGTGTTCAAAAGTTTGAGCAGGAATTTGCTAATTATTGTGGCGCAAAACATGCTGTAGGTATTGCTTCGGGAACTGCTGCTTTATTTTTGTCTCTAAAAAGCTTAGGAGTCGGCAGGGGAGATGAAGTAATTACTCCGGCAAATACATTTATTGCAACAGCCTTAGCTATTTATTATACCGGAGCAAAGATTATCTTAGTAGACATAGATGAAGAAACCTATAATTTAGATATAAAAAAGACAGAAGCGGTAATAAATAGCAAAACCAAAGCTATCCTACCAGTGCATCTTTATGGTCAACCGATAGATTTAGAGCCTTTACTTGCTTTAGCTAAGAAACACAACTTAATAGTTGTTGAGGATGCTTGCCAGGCTCACGGTGCTGAATATAAAGGCAAAAAGGTGGGAGGATTCGGTAACGCTGCAGCCTTTAGCTTTTATCCTGGTAAAAATTTAGGTGCTTTTGGTGATGCCGGTATAGTAGTGACTAACGATGAAAAGGTTAAAGATGAATTGATCATGTTGAGAAACTATGGCCAGAAACAAAAGTATCATCATTTAGTAAAAGGGTATAATTCTCGTTTAGATACAATTCAGGCAGAAATATTGAGAGTTAAGCTTGGCTATTTAGACCAATGTAATGAAGAGCGAAGAAAAAGTGCTCAAGTTTATAAAACCTTGCTTCAAAGCATCAGTGACCGTATCTTAATTCCTAAAGAAATGTCATCAGTAAAACATGTTTGGCATCTTTATGTAATTAGGGCAGAAAAAAGAGATGACTTACAGGAATATCTTAAAAAGGCAGGGATTAGTACCGGTATACATTATCCTATTCCGATTCATTTGCAGCCGGCTTTTTCTGATTTAGATTATAAGAAGGGAGACCTTCCTGTTACAGAAAAGACTGCTGATCAGATTCTTTCTTTGCCGATGTACCCAGGGTTAAAAGAAGAGCAAATTGAATATGTTGTGAAAAAAATAAGTGATTTTTTGCAGTAA
- a CDS encoding glycosyltransferase produces the protein MKIALIYNKDNNSTTGIYIEKVFQENRINYSHFWTKDADNIPKQFDLYLRIDHGDYKYDLPEDLRPAVFYVIDTHLKKPYKKIRRQARHYDVVFCSEKTGLLSLRRQVRNVDFQRLPLSCDPQIHKKLNLPKKYDIGFVGSQARKFPRGRLIDVLREKYPNSYIKGAKFKQMSEIYSSSKIGFNYAIANGVNMRNFEIMSCGCFLLTNRIKDNGFYELFEEGKHLVTYSNEKELLRLIEYYLHNDSERERIAQAGFELVTERHTYYHRVQTLFNYLAFKWGGKFNQLRI, from the coding sequence ATGAAAATAGCTTTAATTTACAATAAGGATAATAATTCTACTACTGGTATCTATATCGAGAAGGTATTTCAGGAAAATAGAATCAACTATAGTCATTTCTGGACCAAAGATGCGGATAATATTCCAAAACAGTTTGATCTTTACTTGCGAATCGATCACGGCGATTACAAATATGATCTTCCTGAGGATCTCCGTCCGGCCGTATTTTATGTTATCGATACCCATTTAAAAAAGCCTTATAAAAAAATCCGGCGACAAGCAAGACATTACGATGTAGTGTTTTGTTCAGAAAAAACTGGTTTGTTGTCTTTGCGTCGGCAGGTGAGGAATGTTGATTTTCAGCGGCTTCCGCTCTCTTGTGATCCCCAGATTCATAAAAAATTAAACTTACCTAAAAAATATGATATCGGCTTTGTTGGTTCCCAAGCCCGTAAGTTTCCTCGCGGACGCCTGATAGATGTTTTGAGAGAGAAGTACCCGAATAGTTATATCAAGGGGGCAAAGTTTAAACAGATGAGTGAGATCTATAGCTCTTCTAAAATTGGCTTTAACTATGCTATTGCTAACGGTGTTAATATGCGTAATTTTGAGATAATGTCTTGTGGTTGTTTTTTGTTGACGAATCGGATAAAAGATAACGGCTTTTACGAACTATTTGAAGAAGGAAAGCACCTTGTTACCTATAGCAATGAAAAAGAACTTTTGCGATTAATTGAGTATTATTTACATAATGATAGCGAGCGAGAGCGTATTGCTCAGGCCGGGTTTGAGCTGGTGACTGAAAGACACACTTATTATCATCGGGTTCAAACCTTGTTTAATTATCTTGCTTTTAAATGGGGCGGAAAATTTAATCAGTTGAGGATATAG
- a CDS encoding B12-binding domain-containing radical SAM protein: protein MKPKVLLISPPFEHEEESVGKTKSIIKVLNIVPPLGIAYIAAVLERIGIEVKIVDCATGISFDSLFNSIKIESPDVVGLTVTTPAFLKAKKVAAFVRKNLPQAKILIGGAQVTALPKETLETGLFDIGIIGEGELIIEQLFKNYKNEGFENLKEVPGIIYRDDQGIHQNEKQAFVEDLDSLPLPARHLLPHPKFYRPTPASCRKVPYVVIMTSRGCPSKCTFCDRKIFGERCRMRSVANIFEEIEEVVSKYGVKEIRFFDDTFTLDKKRVYKICDEFEKRKLKLAWTCLTKAACVDGPLLKRMRQVGCWQVLYGFESGDDRVLKLLKKGNTVELNKRAVRLTKEAGLEVRGDFIVGTPGETWESLERTVRFAIDMDLDYAHFNKFIPFPGTELYQNLRQQGYSFDFSKSTILDHTQIHYVNEGMTAEGFSRFLDKANKRFYLRWKYILKRLFSIRTFHQLKGQINGFFAIFEI from the coding sequence ATGAAACCTAAAGTTTTATTAATTAGTCCTCCTTTTGAGCATGAAGAAGAGTCAGTAGGCAAAACTAAAAGCATTATAAAGGTGTTAAATATTGTGCCGCCTTTAGGGATTGCTTATATTGCTGCGGTTTTAGAAAGAATCGGGATAGAAGTAAAAATAGTCGATTGTGCTACCGGAATTTCTTTCGACAGTCTTTTTAATAGCATAAAAATAGAATCTCCGGATGTAGTTGGTCTCACAGTTACTACTCCGGCATTTCTCAAAGCCAAAAAGGTAGCAGCTTTTGTCCGAAAAAATCTTCCTCAAGCAAAGATTTTGATCGGAGGCGCTCAGGTAACAGCTTTACCTAAAGAGACCCTAGAGACCGGTCTTTTTGATATTGGAATAATCGGTGAGGGAGAGTTAATTATTGAGCAGTTATTTAAAAATTATAAAAATGAAGGATTTGAGAATTTAAAAGAAGTTCCTGGTATTATTTATAGAGATGATCAAGGCATTCATCAAAATGAAAAACAGGCTTTTGTTGAGGATTTAGATTCTTTACCACTCCCGGCAAGGCATCTTTTGCCACATCCTAAATTTTATCGTCCTACTCCAGCTTCTTGTCGTAAAGTCCCTTATGTTGTGATTATGACTTCTCGTGGTTGTCCTTCAAAATGTACTTTTTGTGATCGAAAAATATTCGGTGAACGCTGCCGGATGAGAAGTGTAGCTAATATTTTTGAAGAGATAGAAGAGGTAGTATCAAAATATGGAGTAAAAGAGATAAGGTTTTTTGATGATACTTTTACTTTGGATAAAAAAAGAGTTTATAAAATTTGCGATGAATTTGAAAAGCGAAAACTTAAGCTTGCTTGGACCTGTCTTACCAAAGCAGCCTGCGTGGATGGTCCGCTACTAAAGCGAATGAGGCAGGTTGGTTGTTGGCAAGTTTTATATGGTTTTGAATCTGGTGATGACCGAGTCCTCAAACTGCTTAAAAAAGGCAATACTGTAGAGTTGAACAAAAGAGCAGTTCGTTTGACTAAAGAAGCTGGCCTTGAAGTGAGAGGGGATTTTATCGTTGGAACCCCTGGTGAAACTTGGGAGAGTTTAGAGAGAACCGTGCGTTTTGCTATAGATATGGATTTAGATTACGCCCATTTTAATAAATTCATACCTTTTCCGGGAACAGAATTGTACCAGAATCTTAGGCAGCAGGGATATTCTTTTGATTTTTCTAAGAGTACTATATTAGACCACACTCAAATTCATTATGTTAATGAAGGTATGACTGCGGAGGGGTTTTCTCGATTTTTAGATAAAGCTAATAAAAGGTTTTACTTAAGATGGAAATATATATTAAAAAGACTATTTTCTATCCGAACTTTTCACCAGTTAAAAGGCCAAATAAACGGATTTTTTGCTATTTTTGAGATTTAA